In a genomic window of Streptococcus oralis:
- the radA gene encoding DNA repair protein RadA: MIAKKKATFVCQNCGYNSPKYLGRCPNCGSWSSFVEEVEVAEVKNARVSLTGEKTKPMKLAEVTSINVNRTKTEMEEFNRVLGGGVVPGSLVLIGGDPGIGKSTLLLQVSTQLSQVGTVLYVSGEESAQQIKLRAERLGDIDSEFYLYAETNMQSVRSEVERIQPDFLIIDSIQTIMSPEISGVQGSVSQVREVTAELMQLAKTNNIAIFIVGHVTKEGTLAGPRMLEHMVDTVLYFEGERHHTFRILRAVKNRFGSTNEIGIFEMQSGGLVEVLNPSQVFLEERLDGATGSSIVVTMEGTRPILAEVQALVTPTMFGNAKRTTTGLDFNRASLIMAVLEKRAGLLLQNQDAYLKSAGGVKLDEPAIDLAVAVAIASSYKDKPTNPQECFVGELGLTGEIRRVNRIEQRINEAAKLGFTKIYVPKNSLTGITPPKEIEVIGVTTIQEVLKKVFA, translated from the coding sequence ATCATCGCAAAGAAAAAAGCGACATTTGTATGTCAAAATTGTGGGTATAATTCCCCTAAATATCTGGGACGTTGTCCTAACTGTGGGTCTTGGTCTTCTTTTGTAGAAGAGGTTGAGGTTGCCGAGGTCAAGAATGCGCGTGTGTCCTTGACAGGTGAGAAAACCAAGCCCATGAAACTGGCTGAGGTGACTTCCATCAATGTCAATCGAACCAAGACGGAGATGGAGGAATTCAACCGTGTACTTGGAGGCGGAGTGGTACCAGGGAGTCTCGTCCTTATCGGTGGGGATCCAGGGATTGGGAAATCAACCCTTCTCTTACAAGTATCGACTCAGCTGTCCCAAGTAGGGACTGTTCTCTATGTCAGTGGGGAGGAGTCTGCCCAGCAGATTAAACTCCGTGCAGAGCGCTTGGGGGATATTGATAGCGAGTTTTATCTCTATGCAGAGACCAATATGCAGAGTGTTCGATCTGAGGTGGAGCGCATCCAACCAGATTTTCTCATCATCGACTCTATCCAGACGATTATGTCTCCTGAGATTTCAGGGGTGCAGGGGTCTGTTTCTCAGGTGCGTGAGGTGACAGCTGAACTCATGCAGTTGGCTAAGACTAATAACATTGCCATCTTTATCGTAGGGCATGTGACCAAGGAAGGGACCTTGGCGGGTCCGCGTATGTTGGAGCATATGGTGGATACGGTGCTTTACTTTGAAGGGGAGCGCCACCATACCTTCCGTATTTTGAGGGCAGTCAAAAACCGTTTTGGTTCCACTAATGAGATTGGGATTTTTGAGATGCAGTCGGGTGGATTGGTTGAGGTACTCAATCCGAGTCAAGTTTTCCTAGAGGAGCGTTTAGATGGGGCTACTGGCTCGTCAATCGTTGTGACCATGGAAGGGACCCGTCCGATTTTGGCGGAGGTTCAGGCTTTGGTAACACCAACCATGTTTGGAAATGCTAAACGCACGACGACAGGACTTGATTTCAATCGTGCAAGTCTGATTATGGCTGTTTTGGAAAAACGAGCAGGGCTTCTCTTGCAAAATCAGGATGCCTATCTCAAATCTGCTGGTGGCGTGAAATTGGATGAGCCTGCTATTGACTTAGCCGTTGCAGTGGCTATTGCCTCTAGTTACAAGGACAAGCCTACCAATCCTCAGGAATGTTTTGTGGGTGAACTGGGCCTGACTGGAGAAATTCGGCGCGTGAATCGTATCGAACAACGTATCAATGAAGCGGCAAAACTGGGCTTTACCAAGATTTATGTACCCAAGAATTCCTTGACAGGAATCACTCCACCCAAGGAAATTGAAGTCATTGGTGTGACAACGATTCAGGAAGTTTTGAAGAAGGTCTTTGCATAA
- a CDS encoding dUTP diphosphatase: MKIRGFELVSSFTDENLLPKRETAHAAGYDLKVAVRTVIAPGEIVLVPTGVKAYMQPTEVLYLYDRSSNPRKKGLVLINSVGVIDGDYYGNLGNEGHILAQMKNITDQEVVLEVGERVVQAVFAPFLIADGDEADGVRTGGFGSTGH, encoded by the coding sequence ATGAAAATTCGTGGTTTTGAATTGGTTTCGAGTTTTACAGATGAAAATTTGTTACCTAAGCGTGAGACAGCCCATGCAGCTGGCTATGACTTAAAGGTTGCGGTGCGTACGGTTATTGCTCCAGGAGAGATTGTTTTGGTTCCGACAGGTGTTAAGGCCTATATGCAGCCGACTGAAGTGCTCTATCTTTATGACCGTTCATCAAATCCTCGTAAGAAAGGTCTGGTCTTGATCAACTCTGTTGGCGTTATTGATGGAGACTATTATGGTAATCTGGGAAATGAAGGCCATATCTTGGCTCAGATGAAAAATATTACCGATCAGGAAGTTGTTCTTGAAGTTGGAGAACGTGTAGTTCAGGCTGTCTTTGCTCCATTTTTAATTGCAGATGGAGATGAGGCAGACGGAGTTCGTACTGGTGGATTTGGATCGACTGGGCACTAA
- a CDS encoding beta-class carbonic anhydrase yields MSYFEQFMQANQAYVALHGQLNLPLKPKTRVAIVTCMDSRLHVAQALGLALGDAHILRNAGGRVTEDMIRSLVISQQQMGTREIVVLHHTDCGAQTFQNESFHEHLKHELGVDVSDQDFLPFQDVEESVREDMQLLRESPLIPDDVVISGAVYDVDTGSMREVY; encoded by the coding sequence GTGTCGTATTTTGAACAGTTTATGCAAGCCAATCAGGCTTATGTTGCCCTACATGGGCAGTTAAATCTGCCACTTAAACCCAAAACCAGAGTAGCTATCGTGACCTGTATGGACTCACGTCTACACGTTGCGCAAGCTCTAGGTTTGGCCCTTGGGGATGCTCATATCTTGCGGAATGCGGGTGGTCGAGTAACTGAGGACATGATTCGTTCACTGGTGATTTCCCAGCAACAAATGGGGACAAGAGAGATTGTGGTGCTTCACCATACAGACTGTGGAGCTCAAACCTTTCAAAATGAAAGTTTTCATGAACATTTGAAACACGAGCTCGGAGTCGATGTGTCTGATCAAGATTTTTTACCATTCCAGGATGTGGAAGAGAGTGTGAGAGAGGATATGCAATTGCTTCGAGAATCTCCACTGATTCCTGATGATGTGGTTATTTCAGGTGCTGTCTATGATGTGGATACAGGAAGTATGAGAGAAGTATACTAA